CAGAGGAAAGCACTTGCAGGTCTTCAAGGGCAGAACGTTATCAGAGAATCTGTTGCAATTTCGAGTCCAGAAGAGGACTTCCTACCCCCGCAGAGCCGGAAAGTGCCCGGAGAAAAAGCCTGACACGGAACAGCTCTTTCCGACGCTTTGCCCCCGGCCGGCCACCCACCACGcggctgatgggggggggggggggaggcgccgGCCCTGCCCCCCGAGGTGGGGGTCCGGCGGGGCCGAGGTCGGCCCCGGTCCCGCATCGCGCCCTGCCCGGCGCTCGGTCCGCGGGGTCCGGCAGGGGATGGCGGGCACCGCCAGGCGGACGGCCGGGGGCCCGAGAAGCGCGGGTTCCGGACCCCCGACCTGAGCCGCGGCCGGCCCCCGCGCCCTGCCTGGGACGGAGGCCCAGAAGCCCggcaccacctcccctccctcagcACTCCCCTTCCACCGTGACAGCCGGAGAACCGGCCTCGTGCCGGGCCGTCAcgccccccgcccgccgcgcCGGCCGCGCACCCACCTCCGCCCGCCGCGCCGCTTCTCCTCAGCTCTCCGTGCGACTGAGCGCGAGCCGTTCTGCGCACGCGCGCatgcggccccgcccccgccgagCACGCGCCGCCGGCTGCCCACCCCGGGCGCCTGCGGGTCTCGGCCGCAGCGGGCTCTGGGCATGCGCGCTGGCGCCCCGCCGCGGGGCAGCGGGAGCTTGCGGCCGCCAGAGTCGGGTCCCGGCACAGGGGAGCGTGGGCTCGTGAGCCGAGTGGGCGGGGGATGTGGGGTCCAGCCAAACGCAAGGTTGGGGGCGTCGGGAGCCGAGAGGGCTGCCAGCCAGAGCCGCCGTCCGGCCGGGTCACGCGTAGACCTGGGAACGCGCGTCCGCGTGGACACGACGTCTAGTCCCGAGCGggcggaggaggggaggagggggtccTCCGGGAGCGACCTGAGAGGAGGAGCCcggagaccgagagagacagccGGAGACAAGACAGGGACACAGCAGGCCGAGAAAGGGGCCGAATACAGGCAGAGACGCAGCGGGGACAGGGACACGGACGTCCAAGCGGCAGAGACAGGGCAGGCAGAGGTGACAAGCGTGACAGACCCGGACCAGAGGCTGCCTTCCTCGCTGGGGGAGGAGTCACAGCGCCCTCTGCGGGTcctggcagggggcgggggagccAGTGTCACCGAGCCCCATGGGGGTCCACAGGCGTCTGTGATGGCCACAGTGCCTCCTGGGGAGTCAGACCACTCCCTGAAGATCAGAGTCCGTGGGGGTTGGAGCCACCGCGGCCCTGGGGGTGTTCTCAGACCTTAGATGGGTCCTGGCATCACAAAGGGGTTCATATCTGTTGGGAGAGGGTCACAGTGCTTTTTAGGAAGGTGAAAATGCTCTCTGAGGGATCACGACAtcacgggtgggggtgggggggctggtgGTCACAGCGTCCCTTAGAGTGTTCTCAGAGCCTCGAAATGTTGTTCGGCCCCACAGGGGGTTCACAGCCTCTTGGACCATCACAGTGCCCGTAGGAGGGGGAAGATAATGCGAGGATGGCGGACAACGAGTCCGTTGGGATGACAACTGCCCAGTGGATCCCTGAAGCAGCTCTTTGGGGCTATCACATCCCTGTGTGTCGGCGCGGGGTGTCCCTACATTGGTCACACCCCTCTTAGGCATGGGCGCGTGGCATCTAGGGAGTCGCTGGGCAGGGTCGGGGCGAGGGCCCAGATGGCGACGCGTGCGACGCCAGCAAAGACTCCTCTGCAGGCAGATGCACCGGTTGAACGTGCGCCTCAACGTGGAAGCAGCGCCCCGCCCGCGCTGCGGGCTCAGGCCGTCCCGCAGCGCCCCCGCCGCTCGCGCCGCTGCAGTCTCCGCAGGCGCCTCGTCCACGCATCGCGCCAGGGCAGCACGAGGCTCCCGCGGGCAGCGCTGAGCCCGGGCCCCCGGCCCCCGACCGCGGTCCCCGGCCCGCCCCCCAGCAGCAGGTAGCGGCGGCCGGGCAGCAGGCGCGGGCAGCCGCAGGCCGCGTCCCGCGCCGGCACCCACAGCGCGCTGCTCCCTCGCCTCGCGCGCTCCTCGCCGCTCCGGAACACTGCAAGCACGGCCACCGGGAAGCGCGTCCACGAGCCGCGCGCCTCGCCGCGCGCGCCCACCGCCACCTGCACCgctgaggggggcggggggagggcgagATGGGGCGGGGTCAGGCGGGGCGGAGCCGGGAGGGGGCGGGCCGCGCGGAGGAGCTCTGGGCGCCCgcggagtggggaggggggcacagagaggggacggggggggggggtggtgacagGGCGGGGCCGGCGACAgtgggaggcccagggagggtcaAGGGACGGTGAGAAGGTGACGGCAGGAGGCCTACCGTAGTCTTTCCTGCAGAACTTCTTCAAGCTGATGCGGTAGCTGCCGCGGGCTGGTTTGCAGTGCACGTCGCAGTCTGGAGGGGGTGTGGAGGCTGGCACAGATCCCTCCCTTCTTACCCcgccctttcctcctccccctccttgaACCCCAagcccccttcccccacagtCATGCCAATCTGGGCCCCTGTTCTGTGTCCACTCACCCTGGGGTTCCACAGAGCTGCTCTCCTCAGTGGGTCCAGGGACAGGCGTCTCTGCGGACAGGGTGAGAGAGCCGCCTGCATTTGAGGGGGAGGATTCGTAGGGCTCTGGGGGCAAGCAGGTagcagcggggagggggggtgtgcaGAACTGGTGTGGTTTCGGCTGAGGTGGTGGAAGCAGGGCAGGGTCACTCACTAACGCAGGGTGCCACGGGAGAGCGGCTCTGCTGGAAGCCAGGGGCGCAGCGATTGCAGGTGAGGCCCGTGACACCATCCTTGCAGGGACACTGGCCTGTGGTCTGGTTGCAGGTTTTGCCAGCAGCACCAACAGGGTGACAGTCACATGCTGAGGACAGAGATGGGACGGTCAGAAGCCCATCTGGGGAGGTGGGAACCCAGAGGGTGAGGACATGCAGGCAGCCGGCAGCAGGCTCACCCCTGCAAGCGCGGCGGTCACTCAGGGCACGGCCAGGGTCTCGATAGAAGCCCTCCCGGCAGTAGTGGCAGTGGCGGCCGGCCGTGTTGTGCCGGCAGTTGAGGCAGACCCCGCCACTGCGGCGGCCGGATAGTCGGTACAGCTCCATGTTGAAGCGGCAGCGGCGCGCGTGGCCATTGCAGGAGCAAGCTGCAGGAAGGGATGGGTCAGGGGCAGGCTGGCCCAGTCCAGGGTCCCCAGGCCGCCCTCCAAGGCCTCACCAAGGCAGGCGTGGGCTTCCCGGGCCGTGGCCCGCTGCCACGGCCTGTCGCAGTAGAAGGGCTTGCAGCGGCCGCAGTCGGGGCCCTCGGTGCCATGCTGGCAGTCGCAGATTAGGTGGCCCTGGGTGTCCAGCAGGCACCTTGAGGCATGCCCATTGCACTTGCAGCGCCCGCCCACCTGGAGCTCAGTCGCCGAGTAAGAGTAAGGGACCATGGCCACGGAGTCCCTGGTGTCCCCCAGCACGGCAGGCCTTGTGAGCACTATTCGAATGTCTGTGGCAGTCACCCAGTCTTGGAGCACTGGGCTGCTGTCCAGATCCAGGCCTGGTGGGCTTCCGTCCTGCACACTGAAGGCCAGAAGGCCACCACCATCGGGCTGGGTCTGGGGCTCCGGAAAGCACAGAGCTTCGGGCCCTGGGCCTGGTGGGCCATCGGCAGGGACAGGCAGGCGGCCATAGTCCAGGCCACAGCGGGAGGAGAAGAAACCCAGTGGGGCCCAGCTGCGGCCATGGTCCTGTGACTTGAGCAGAGCCACCGAGGCAGGGGGCGCAGAGCAGAAGCGCAAGCTCACGAACACCAGCTCAAAAGCCTTGCCCAGAGGCACTGTGAGGGTCACGTTGAAGGGCGCCTGCGTCAGTGAGTCCGAACGCCAGCACACAGGGCTTGTGGTGCTCCCTGCGGAGGTCAGGAGGGCGGCCGGGTGTGCCCGCCTCGGGTCGGAGGCATCACAGGCCCGCGTGGCCGGCCGCCCACACGTGCTGGACGCCAGTACCTCGCGGCCCAAGGCGGCGTTCACCAGGCCCGGCACGCAGCCGCGGGGCGCGCCCCCCTCGTCATGGCAGGGGTCGGCGGGCGCCGGCGGCCCCAGGCTCAGCGCGGTCGCAAGCGTGCCCGCGGTCAGCAGCAGCCCCCAGGGCCAGCCGGGCATGGCCGGAGTCGCGGTAGATCCGCCGGCCCGCCGGGCCCCACGCTGCTgccctcggggtgggggtggggggcggagagcGAGCCCGGGTCCGAGGCTCTGCCCGCTGGCCCGCAATGCCAAGCAATCCCGGGCGGCCCCAGCCGAGGCCCAGAGGTGGGAGCAGCCGCGGGCACGCCCCGGGCCAAGCGCAACAGCGGGGATGCTGGCGCGTCCTCCCGCTGGGCCTGGAGCGATGACAGGAGTCGCCCCCGCTCCCGGCGCCTCCGCCCGCGGAGGCCCCACCCGTCGCCCGCCGTTGCACTCACCCACAGAGGGCCGGGTCGAGCAGGTCTCCCGGCCTCCCAGGAAGGGCCGAGGGCGGGCGGGGCCTGGGGCGCCCCGGCCGCCGCCTCCTCCCGGCTGTAGCGACGACGGGCGAGCTGtgccaggagggggtggggggcgcagtaGGCGCAAGCCTGGGcccggccgggggcggggctgcTCGGGccgggaaggagggaggagaggggagggggcctcGTCGGCAGAGCCGGAATCAGAAGCAGATTCAGACACTGGCGgggccagcgggggagggggctgggaggcccgcgagccgggggaggggccggggagcCAGGAATGCGGCTGGCGGGAGGGGTCTGGAGGGGGCGGCTCAGCCACGCAGCCCGTGGGGGACCACCCAGCAGGGTCCCCGGCCTGCATCCAGGCCCTGACTGCTCCTGGGGCTGTGCCACGTGCTGGGCGGGGGTCTGGCTGCCTCCTCCCTCAGGCCCATCTGGCAGACTGGGCTCTGGATCTGAAGGCTGGTGCCCCGATGCTCCCCTGGGTCCCTACAGGGAACACTCAGGGCTGGAGGAGCCAAGCAGAACTGGTGGTTATGGGACGTCCCCAAGGCAGTGGTGTGCACGAGCAGAAAAAAACCGCACCTTTGGGACCAGGTCTGATTTTGAATCCAAGCTGCTCCGACTTCTAGTCCTGTGGTTCAGGTTCCTTAACCTGAGACTGTTTTCACTGGACAGATGCCTGTTACTCAACTTTGCTGAGCCATTGGGGAGGTTTGATGAGCTACCTAGGTATTGGACGCAGCCAGGGCCTCTACAGACTGGAGTCTCTCCTGCTTTATGTTCAGGAAGGATGCATCCTCCCCGTCTGACCTGAGCTTACCTAAGTGATGAAATTGGCataccccctccacccccaacccccagatCAGGCCAAACTCTTGTCTCAAAGcatctctgggtctctgtctgattgCCTCGCCATGATGGGCCCAGCCCCCAGAGCTGGCAGGGAGAAAGTGAAGCCGTGTGTGGGGGCCGGGGAGCCCACTAGGTAATAGGGTTCCTTGGGGTTCAGGGGCTTGGTCAGCAGTTGAGGATCCCTGTGCAGGGTAGGGAGTGGAGTCTGGTCCATGGGGAGGGCTTGGTCACAGACGGCTCAGCGTCAGAACCCCTGAGCCTGGCCCACTTCCCAGCAGGTCTGGGTAGAGAACCTGAAGTGGGACCCCAGCTGGGCAGCCTGGTCACCAGGTGGGGAAAGGGCAGCTGCAGCTGACAGTGACCCAACCAAGAGAGACCAGGGATTGCTCTGGATAGAGACCACTTCCCCTGTTAGGTCTTTGATGGACAGGGCCACGCATCCCAGGAAGGGGCAGCTGCGTGCACGGGGGCCAGGGAACACAGGGACATGTGTGACCTGAGAGAAAGTCTGAGTCCTGAAGGTTCAGATGGGAGGCTCACCTCTGGCCAGGCCCTGCAGCTGGCGGAGGACGAGGACGCCATGCAGATGCGTCTGTGTGTGCAGAGTCTCACTTGCAGCCAGGCCAGAGAGACTGTGAGCACCCACAAGGAGAGGGTAGGGGGAGGCAGAAGCTTCGTGTTCTTcgggaggggagggacaggaggacgCTGGGACCTCCCCTGGGAAaccaaaggagaagaggagggagcagcATGAAGACAGGGTGATGGGGCACCTGAAGTGACAGGCACCCTCCAGCAcaaatgcggggggggggggattggtgGAGGGGTTGATGAGATCACAGGAGACTTGGGAAAGATTGAGCCAGAGGGGCTGCTGGCCTCTCTCCCTTCACCTTTGGCAGCAGCAGGGAGTCTGCGGGTCCCCTCTGCCCCACAGAACAGGTGCCACGGTACCTCACCTCAACTTCCCAATAAAAAAATGCGCCCCTCAACAACAGATAGGTGCGCGAATAAGGGAGCTGACAGCACATCCTGCTCCAGAATGAGTGACATTTGGAATTGGCACCTTCCCAACCACCCCCTTCAACATCCCTTCTGGTCATCAGTGTCCAACTCAGCCTGGGATGAGCAGAGCCCTGGCAAGAGAGTAGAGGGTGCAATAGAACCTTCTGGGTGACTAGCTGGCCACGGTGGGGAGACATGCCCAGGCCCAACATGCAGGTTccacagagcctgagacaagcTTCCAGGGAGCCCCTGGCTGAGTGCGCTTCAAGACTCCTggcaagagggaagaaaggaaatcagGGAGCAGGCTCCCCTCCAGCTTAAGGCCAGCCTGTGCAGGCTTTGTCTGCAGCCCAGCTTCCTCCTGAGTCGGGTGAGGGGCTGCAGAACATCTGGTGGTTTCTGGTGTGGGTGGAAAGAGGCCCCCAGGGCTCAGCCTGCTGCCAGTGTTCATCCCTGTTAGCAAGCCGGGAGTTGCGGGCCCAGAGGGCGGCGGTACCACcagctccctggggaggaggctgcaggcagccccacctcttccctgcaatgacaccccccccccccccaccgcctgcACAAATTCTCTTCTGGCCCCTAGGATGGCCCTGGCAGATGGCCTGATGAGAGTTAAGCCCAGCCCCCAGTGCAGGCTCATGGCTCCGGAGGGCTGGCCGACCTGTCCCCAGCCTGTCACACCTTCTCAGCCGGTCCTGCCCCATTCTGGCACCTTAGAAGAAGCtccgcctccctgccccccccccccccccccgcatcttCTCAGGCCACTACAGTCCTCCCATCCCCACCGCAGGgtcccccgccacccccctccGTCGGAGTGACAGCTGCTGGCTTTGGGGCAGGTGGGGAACCCATCTGGGGGAGAAGGGGCCCAGGGGGCCAGACGTCCCAGGCCTCAGGGGGCTGGGGTCTTTCCCTTAAAAGGCCAACTGATCGAACACTCCTGGCCTAGCCCAGGACCTACTGTCCCCTCCAGACCTTTGCAAGCCACAACTCATTCACACATagcacaaacatttattgagcgtcTATTATGCCGAGAGGGGCTTCCAACCCAGCAGTGAGGACagacagcagggggaggggcgtaCGGCACGCTGCGCCTCAACCCGGGAGGGCGGCCCCCGCCAAGTCCGTGGCCTTCTTGCACCCTGCATCCCCGGCAGGGCCCCCGTGCCACGCAGGCTCTCTCTGTGGTCGCCACCCGCTCTGCACGCCAAGCAGAACACTGAAAAGCAACattgggaggaggggggagaggcgaGAGGGGAGAGCACAGGGAAATGTCTCGTAGCCTGCACGCCCTTGGCCTCCTCCTAAGGGCTCGGGAAGAAACGGTCGAGGGAGGGGGCCTCCGCCACCCGCCACCCGCGCGCTGCGCTGCGCGCGCCCAGCCGTGGCGAGGTCCGGAGGGAGGAGGCGCCTGGCTCGCGGTGACTTCGCTGGGGAGGGGGCCGCCCGCGCGGGCTCAGGACGTCCCCGGCTCCCGCTGCCCCTCGCGCccggcccgccgccgccgccgagcgTGCCAGCACAGGAAGGCGGCGGCCAGGAGCCCGAGACCCGCGCCCAGCGCGGCCAGCGCCACGCCCTGCTCCGGGTCCAGGCGAGGTCCGCGCAGCGAGAAGGTGATGGCTGTGGCAGCGGCGCCGGTCACCAGGGCCACAACGCCGAACGGCAGGACGCAGCGCGGCCAGGAGCCCCCCACGCCGCCGGTGGCCAAAAGCAGCGCTCGCAGGGCCCCGGGGGGTTCGGGGGACGCGAGGGGCTCGGCAGGGGCCGCGGGTGGGGTCTCGGGTGCGCTCATGCCGCCGACGCGGGGGCCGCGTTCAGGGTGGGTGTGGGAGCCCGCGCAGACCCCACTCCCGTCCTCGACCGCCACGTCAGTGCGGATTGGCCCGGGATGCGGTGACGCCACCGGGACGCCGAGGAGAGGAGTTCGCTGCCGCCTCCTGGCTTGGCGTTGAATCTGGGTGGGCGGGTGCAATCTCGAGGGGGCGCCTACCCAGACCTTTGCTCTCATCCTTCCAGACGCTACAGGGGTCACCTCCCTGCCCAAGTGCGGGCAGGACAGCCCTCCACAAAGACATCACCAGGACTGGTCCTGATAGGTGGGTCGAGTCCACAACCTTTGGGCACCCATCTGGGCCTGGCCAGGGATCAAGGTGGACTGcacccctgccctcatggggcaAAGGTCCAGTAGGGAAGGTGCATAATAAACCAAGTGAACTGGTGGATTAAATAATTTTGGTGGAGGCCACTGGTTATGGCAACTAATTTTCAGGTGGCCAGTGACAGGGTGGTGGTGGGACTCACCCTGGATATGAAGGGCTCCTCAAGATCAGAGTAACTGGGCATGAGCTCTGGAGACAGTGATGACAGTGGTCAGGAGAGGGGGGTGGCTGTCCCCAGGCTCCCTATCTCTTGGCTTCCCTTCTCTGTTCCTGCCCTGGGCAGTGGCCATTGCCATTCCAGTCCCTAGAGGCCCCTCAGTACAATGAGGAGTGGTTTAGGTTTCCTACTTGGTCTATCATCTGGTTCCCAGCAGGCCACAAAACCTGGGATTCCATGTTCAAGGTTTCTGGCCTGTGGGACTGTGGGGGCTTTTATAAGAAGGACTTCCTGCTGCGGCCCAGAGCTATCTCGAGGCTGCTTCAACATCACTCAGTCCTTCCCCCATACCTACTACCCCTCATCGGCTCTCAGGAAACCAGGGCTTCTCCAGGGGTTTCCTGGGTCTGGAATCCCCTGGGGCAGAGGCGGGTTTTATTCCCTAATTGCTCATCGCTGTCCACACAAAGGGCCAATGCCCCAGCTCTGAGGATCGTGCTCTGCACAGGTGATCAGTAATGGTTTTTGTTTAatataatgcttatttttttaatttttttttagaatttttttttccaacgtttatttatttttgggacagagagagacagagcatgaacgggggaggggcagagagaaagggagacacagaatcggaaacaggctccaggctctgagccatcagcccagagcccgacgcggggctcgaactcacggaccacgagatcgtgacctggctgaagtcggacgcttaactgactgcgccacccaggcgccccattgcttatttttgagagacggaaaagatgagcgggggaggtgcagagagggggacagaggctctgaagccggctccatgctgacagcagagagccagatactggccttgaactcacaaatgatgagatcgtgacctgaaccaaagtcagatgctcaaccgactgacccacccaggcaccctcagtaGAGGCTTAAAGAACATCAGACTCCCAGGCCTCACCAGGGCCCAGCACTGTGTAATCTGTCCTCACCTCCGACCCAGCGGTAATAACCACTGCTGTGGGTGCGTGGGCTCCTTGGGAGAATCCGGGGGTCATCTGAAACTGGCCCCCAagtgcagagggcagggagagactgaagaaggaggcaggccactccagccGGGTGGGTGGCGGGGTCAACAAGCAAACGGGCCTTACCTACAAGATGTGTCCTGGGCTGCGGCACCTGCCCACCAGAGCTAGAGGCTGATGTCGCGGGAGGCCCTCAGCGGGCTCAGCTGTGTACCCCGTGCAGGTGTTTAAAGTATCACATCACTACCTCAAGGCTGTGTCCTCGGAGCAGCCCCTGGGAGTGACGAGGCAAGTGGAACCCACATTccgaggacaggggagggggcgaGGAGCCTCCCGCTGCCCAGATCCAGCTCACGGGTCAACGGGTGGTCACGTCTCTTCAATTACCTCTCCCAACAACTAACCCCAGAATGACAGTGAGGACAACACTGGGCCCTTGAGAATCTTGCTAAAAGTCCCACAGCAGCAATTAAGAGTAAGCCCAACCCTGTGACTGGTTTAAACCCAGAGGTCGTGACCTTGACCTGTAAGTTGTTTTTTGTTCCACAAAGCAAGGATTCCTTcagcaggggaggcaggggggagggtgCCCACGCTGGCCACAGCAACAGCTGTGGGGTTGGTGAGCACAGATGCCACGCGGTGCCCACCCACTCTGATATAGGCTTGTGGCTTTTGTGTTTTCCCATGAGCCCAGTACAGTCTAGGGGATTGGAGGGAGGGGTTTCAGGTGTGCTGGGGCCAATGCTGGCAGAAGTCCCCAGTCCTACT
This sequence is a window from Prionailurus viverrinus isolate Anna chromosome E3, UM_Priviv_1.0, whole genome shotgun sequence. Protein-coding genes within it:
- the NTN3 gene encoding netrin-3; protein product: MPGWPWGLLLTAGTLATALSLGPPAPADPCHDEGGAPRGCVPGLVNAALGREVLASSTCGRPATRACDASDPRRAHPAALLTSAGSTTSPVCWRSDSLTQAPFNVTLTVPLGKAFELVFVSLRFCSAPPASVALLKSQDHGRSWAPLGFFSSRCGLDYGRLPVPADGPPGPGPEALCFPEPQTQPDGGGLLAFSVQDGSPPGLDLDSSPVLQDWVTATDIRIVLTRPAVLGDTRDSVAMVPYSYSATELQVGGRCKCNGHASRCLLDTQGHLICDCQHGTEGPDCGRCKPFYCDRPWQRATAREAHACLACSCNGHARRCRFNMELYRLSGRRSGGVCLNCRHNTAGRHCHYCREGFYRDPGRALSDRRACRACDCHPVGAAGKTCNQTTGQCPCKDGVTGLTCNRCAPGFQQSRSPVAPCVKTPVPGPTEESSSVEPQDCDVHCKPARGSYRISLKKFCRKDYAVQVAVGARGEARGSWTRFPVAVLAVFRSGEERARRGSSALWVPARDAACGCPRLLPGRRYLLLGGGPGTAVGGRGPGLSAARGSLVLPWRDAWTRRLRRLQRRERRGRCGTA